GATGTCGTCGTCATAGACTTCTTTCTTCTTGTCGGCCAGTTCCTTGAAGCGGGCGAACGCGTCTTCGATGGCATTGTCGCCCAGTTCGGCAAATCCCAGTTCCTTGAGCTTTTCCTTGAAGGCATGACGGCCGGAATGCTTGCCCATCACCAGACTTGATTTGTTCAGGCCGATGCTTTCCGGTTTCATGATTTCATAGGTTTCAGAATTCTTCAGGAAGCCGTCCTGATGAATGCCGCTTTCATGAGCGAAGGCGTTTGCGCCGACAATCGCCTTGTTCGGTTGTACGACGAAGCCCGACACAGCCGACACCAGACGTGATGCGTTCATGATTTTGGTTGAATCAATCCCGGTTTCATACGGGAAGGCATCGTTGCGCGTTTTCAGCGCCATGACGATTTCTTCCAGTGCCGCGTTGCCTGCGCGTTCGCCCAGACCGTTGATCGTGCATTCGATCTGGCGAGCACCAGCATGGACAGCCGCCAGCGAGTTTGCAACCGCCATGCCCAAATCGTTGTGGCAGTGAACCGACAGGATCGCCTTGTCGATATTTGGCACACGGTTAAACAGCATGGTCATCAGGTCGGCGTACTCGGTAGGGGTGGTGTAGCCAACCGTATCGGGGATGTTGATGGTGGTCGCGCCGGCATCAATCGCGGCTTCAACGCAACGGCACAGGAAGTCATGCTCGGTGCGCGATCCGTCCTCGGCCGACCATTCAACGTCGTCGGTAAATTTGCGTGCCAGTGTAACACTTTCAATCACCTTTTCCAGAACGCGTTCCGGTTCCATCTGCAATTTGAATTTCATATGCAGGGGGCTTGTGGAAATGAAGGTGTGGATGCGTTTGTTTTCTGCCGGTTCCAGTGCTTCGGCGGCCCGTTCGATGTCACCTTTGGCCGCGCGGGCCAGCGAACAGATGGTCGGGCCCTTGATTTGTTTGGCGATTTCATTGACTGACCGGAAGTCGCCATTCGATGCGATGGCAAAGCCTGCCTCAATGATGTCGACTTTCATTTCTGCCAATGCGTGTGCCACACGCAGTTTTTCATCGAGCGTCATTGATGCACCCGGGGACTGTTCGCCGTCACGCAGGGTGGTGTCAAAAATGATGACGCGATTGTCGTTAGCACTAGCCATTACCGTAATTCCTGATCAAGCGGGACTTTG
The Thalassospira xiamenensis M-5 = DSM 17429 DNA segment above includes these coding regions:
- a CDS encoding 2-isopropylmalate synthase: MASANDNRVIIFDTTLRDGEQSPGASMTLDEKLRVAHALAEMKVDIIEAGFAIASNGDFRSVNEIAKQIKGPTICSLARAAKGDIERAAEALEPAENKRIHTFISTSPLHMKFKLQMEPERVLEKVIESVTLARKFTDDVEWSAEDGSRTEHDFLCRCVEAAIDAGATTINIPDTVGYTTPTEYADLMTMLFNRVPNIDKAILSVHCHNDLGMAVANSLAAVHAGARQIECTINGLGERAGNAALEEIVMALKTRNDAFPYETGIDSTKIMNASRLVSAVSGFVVQPNKAIVGANAFAHESGIHQDGFLKNSETYEIMKPESIGLNKSSLVMGKHSGRHAFKEKLKELGFAELGDNAIEDAFARFKELADKKKEVYDDDIVALVDDGMRDNEHIKFVSLAVTCGSKGPQTAELELNVNGETRTAKTTGDGPIDATFNAIKAIYPHDWKLKLYQVHAVTEGTDAQGTVTVKLDGEDRTVVGNASDTDTVVASCVAYVTAVNKLIEKSQKTAPDAMAS